In Scophthalmus maximus strain ysfricsl-2021 chromosome 13, ASM2237912v1, whole genome shotgun sequence, the genomic window ACCCAAAGGTTTGATTCCCCAAGCAATTGATAAAGTGATACAACTGGATATACAGTgctacacacatatacagtagtgCATGTACAGCTCCGTCAACcaacaaaggaaaacaataacaaacacaaaaagatagTATAAGAAGACAAGTTGGTCagtacgtttaaaaaaaatcataaataaatcacaaataatcataaataataatccattaacatgctttaatgcacaTGTTGATtcgattcagatgtgctgataatatacaatctgattaatCAGACTTACCCTTCATAAGTCCATGATCCATTCTGttgctactctaatgcgctgctgctcataGGGatgattgcaaaaaaaatgtgtatataaatatatctataagAATATTATATATCgatatagaattttttttgctctgtaaTATCGACATCGGtatcggccccaaaaatccaaCATCGGTTTGGCTCCAGTTACAAGGACTGATGACacaattgtatttatttttgctttcattGAGGTCACAATGCACCTCTGGAGCTGGTTTGGCAGATTGGATCAAAATCTGTTCTAAATGTGTCTTGCATGCATTTTCACCTGTACCTTCATTTTGGTCAAGCACTATTGAAACCCGATCACCCAAAGTGCATTTTAAAGTGGAAAGTGGAGTAATTTCTTGCTTGGACTGGATTATATGCTTTCATGTTTTCAACCTGTTTGACTGTATTACAGTAAACGTGGCTTTTGCTGTTCCCACAGAGCTCACAAATCTCATCATCATACGCAGCAGCAACTCTGTAGAAACTCAAGGGTCCCCGTCACCGGAAAGGAGCAAATTCAGTCATATCCAGTTCCACATCATCAAATATGAAGACCTGAAATGGGTGAGTGTGTAGACATGACTCCAACTGCACTTGCATGTCACATTTCAATTGCTATTGTTACTAATTCTGTCATTGCAACAAATGCGGCTACAACAACGGTGAAAATGTTGGAAAttataggtttttaaaaaaggcagtgTGTTCTTTTATGATGGGGGAATATGAAATGATGGTGTCTGTAATTTCCCTGTAAGGAGGTAAGCCTCGGACAGGGGTCCTTCACACGGATTTTCAAAGGCTACAAAACAGACATTCACGAGGGCGAGAAGCACGTGACGGAAGTCCTGCTGAAAGAGCTTGACGTGGCTCACAAGAACTGCTGGGAGGTTTGTTCCTTGAGATTGAAAATGCACAGAAAATGTTGAGAGTTTTGTTAGTTGTTCACACGTTTCCTTGTCCTGTCATTCCCTCAGTCGTTGTTCGAAGCCGCCAGCTTGATGAGTCagatttcacacaaacacctcGTCCTTGTGTATGGTATCAGTGTCCATGGAGTACAAAGTAAGTTCAAACCAAACTGCCAAGCTGCCTCTTCTGCCTCTAATAGCTGGATGTGTTGTGCGCTGTTCCATGTGCGAAATAACTATGTCACCATGAAATCCTCATCTGACCCCGGCTCAGCGCTTGTTACGTGGGCGAGCCTCTCTGACTCCGAGCACGGTTTGAAGTGCAGCTGTTGAAACAAGCCTCACTGTGCCTCACAGACATCATGGTGCAGGAGTTCGTCAAGCACGGCGCCCTTGACCTCTACTTGAAGAGAGGGGGATCTGTGTCAGTGAGCTGGAAACTTGATGTAGCCAAACAGCTCGCATCTGTCCTCAACTTTCTGGTAAGAGACTTTCTAATGTGTAGTCACAAAAGTGACGATTACAACAGGACCGACAGCAGGATCCCCCGGCTAAACTTTGTTcacttttaaatttcaaatgcaTCTCCGCTGCCAAAGTGAGTGTTGGACAAAAACTTTCACGGTAACTTACGGAGATGCTTATTGCTGAGTAAACATTAACAACTAAGTGTCTCACAGGAACAGAAAAACATAGTTCATGGAAACATCTGTGCCAAAAACCTGCTGCTGGCCAGAGAAGGTGACCCGTCGCAGGGCACCTCTCCTTTCATCAAGCTGAGCGACCCGGGCGTCGGTGTGGCCATGTTGGGCGAAGACGGTAAAGAAAGACAGTTTTCTAATCTCCCCACAACAAGTCCATTTAAATCCACCCAGTGCACTGAAGTGAATTAATTGAATACAGCGCACAGTGGTCACTGTATTATTCCAAAactattttacaaaacaaataacacaTCTATACCTGTTCACATTACATGAACGAAAagggagcaggaagaagaaaaatcttatATTGCCTGCCCCTTTCATATGAATAACATAAATACAGATGGCCATTCCTTTTTTGAATTGCCTTTTTTGAAAGCTTATTCATATAAAAGATGTATTCATGTGACAGGActaatttttttcacatattgaGATagtaagagttttttttccattcatgtaTGGttatgaatgtctgtgtgtccgtTCAGTCATCCTGGACAGGATCCCCTGGGTGGCCCCTGAGGTGCTGAAGGCCCCAGACAACCTGACCCTGGAGTGTGATAAGTGGAGCTTTGGTGCCACTGTGTGGGAAATCTTCAACGACGGAAACGCTCCTCTGCGAGGCTGGGACCTGGAACTGGTATTTCCCACTTTCTCTCCTGAGAAACAAAACCATCTCGGGCCCCGTTTGGAGAATGCGGCTGGTTCGGAGAGCTGATTGTCATGTAGATCAATAAGTGCCACACACTTACAGCAGGTGGCGTGTTCTAACTTCAAAATTACCAGAATAAATCCGGTGGTAACCCACTTTCATTAGGAGGAGCAtttttcaagtttaaaaaatcttacaaacaaacacaaaaatgtagCTAAGCTTCCTGTGAACCTGAGATTGGCAGGcgaacaacaaaatacaaaagttaCAGTGAAGCCAACAGAGCAGGGGTGAGAATAAACCTGTTACaatcattaatgtgtgtgtgtgtgtgtgtgtgtgtgtgttcgtgtgacGGCCGTGTTTTCTGCAGAAGCGGCAGTTTTATGAGGGTTTCCAGCAGCTGCCTCCCTCCCAGTGGACGGAGCTGGCTGATCTGATCAGTCAGTGTATGGCCTACCAGGCGGCCTTCAGGCCCTCTTGTCGCAGTATTATCCGTCAACTCAACAGTCTGATCACTTCAGGTAATGATGGGTGTTGATAATACCTActtaaaaaatgtcaagttcACATTTGCTGCATACTGTGGTTTAGTTCAGTGAGACATTTGACGCTGGCCTAGATGAATCATTTCTCATCGGTTTTGCTCCTCTTCTGTGAGTGAGAAGCagattacagtaaaaaaaagtagggAGGCAATCTTGGGTTCTACATATACATTCTGATGTCAACTGTGACCTCAACGTCGATCAGccacagtattattattattttttcatgcaGACACACCAGCCTTTACCACCAGCTCTTACTGAGCacgtttttctttgtttcatggcAGACTATGTAATCCTGCACGCCACTGAGCCCGTCACACAAGGCCCCGTTTGGAAAGCCCTCAGCCCTCAACAGGATCAGACAATGTTTGAGGAAAGACACCTACGCTATATCTCCCCTCTGGGAAAAGTAAGCAGGAGGCACAAGAACCGCTAGAGGACAACATCAGTACTACTATGATAAGCACTACAAATCTTTCACCCATTCCGTGTTGCGTGTGCTGCAGTGGCACAAATAAGATCGTATGgtatatttacatacattctTTTTGGTGTCTACTCTACAGGGGAACTTTGGCAGTGTTGAACTTTGTCGCTATGACCCGCTGGGTGACAACACCGGCGAGTTGGTCGCTGTGAAGAAGCTGCAGCCCAACAATCAGTCGACCCAGGAGGACTTCCAGAAGGAGGTCAACACCCTCAGCGCTCTGCACTGCGACTACATCGTCAAATTCAAAGGAGTCTGCTACAGCATGGGTAATAAAAACACCCAACACAACCCACGTTGGAATCAACGTCACCAACAGGACAAAAGATCCAGGCTgcatagatttttatttttcattttatgtgaATGTCTTCTGGCTGGCAAAGATCAGATTTCTGATCTGGTTTaatttgtgtctgtgatgagcACACTGTAAAAATCTGAATTCATTGAAGTAAGTCCACTGAACCTTAACAATGAACTCGTGGTAATTAGATACGTCTGTCTGTTTCAGGGCCAGGTCAAGTTCAAATTTGGAGTTATAATATTTCAGAACACGTCCAACTCATCCTGACATGTTTAGCTCATCAGCATGTTACGTAGCTTTTACTGTATTCAGGTCAAACATGGTGGAGACCTCTCCTGACTTATCTAAAAGGATTGACATTGCTAACCTCTCGTGGCAGCATGTGAAAGCTGTGATTTTTATGATCAATCAATCCTATAATAACTCTTTAGATTTACACTAGAAGATTTAGCTCCAATTGATGCGCAGCAGCCTTGTCACATCTTTCTTGTGGCTGAACGATTGTCATGTTTCAACGTTTGCTTGTTCCCAGGTCGCCTCAGCATGAGCTTGGTGATGGAGTACCTGCCGTATGGCAGCCTCATCGGCTACCTGGAGAATAACCGACACAACGTCAACACCAGGCGGATGCTGCTCTTCGCGTCTCAGATCTGTAAGGTAGGAGGCAGAGATCTGACCACAACTCGTGCAAATGTTTGCCATTAGTAGTATGGAATGTAATTTGATTattgtttgacaaaaaattcTCTAACCTTTACGCCAGTCGTCAACTTCAAGGACTGTGATGTTGCTTTGAATTTGCGTTTGTCCTTCGCAGCAACATCCTACACGAATCCTCCAGAAAAATTTAAAGGTCATTCCTCCTTGGAGAATTTGTGACAGATATTCCTGTAGAAATGTAATAATTGTTTACTCTGGAAACAATCCCGGAGGAATTCTGCAGGAACTGAACATTTTGCTTTCTGACTCCCTACATTACGCAGCTCTCGAAAGGAATCTGAACCACCTCCAGTGTATCACTGGCATTACAATTAAACCTTCAAAGGTCACAGCAAACAGTGCTAAAAGAATTCCTGCagcaaaaaattgtttcatttcccttattttgctgtttttttttaattccccagGGGATGGAGTACCTGCAGACCCTGCGTTATGTGCACAGAGACCTGGCGGCCAGAAATGTCCTCGTGGCCAGTGAGGTGCTGGTGAAAATCGCAGATTTCGGGCTGACCAAGATTATTCCATTTGACAAGGACTACTACTGGGTCACACAGCCTGGCGAGAGCCCCATCTTCTGGTAGATTTCCCTCATTGGAATCTTTAATGTTTAGCTAAGCTAAGCTCACTGGCTGCTGACTGGGGTCTTTTGTtcgacagacagacatgaaagagaataaaaatgcattaataCCATGTTGCATCTTTTAAAACAAAGGCTTTTGGCTCATTCTCAATAAACGGAAGACCAGAGACTGAAGTAGTTTGGCTTTTTCCTCACAGCTCAGGCGTCAAAAAGAAGATTTACCCTGAAGTTTCGCTTTCACAtccttttaaattattatttcaacctTCTGGAGGTCTAACACTGTTCCTCTCATGCAGGTACGCCCCAGAGTGCATCAACGAGTCCAGATTCTCCAGCAAATCAGATGTCTGGAGTTTTGGAGTTGTTCTTCACGAGCTCTTCTCCTACTGTAACATGAAATGCAACCCTAAAAGAGTAAGAggattattatatatattatatatatataaatttcaaTAGGCttttatgaatcatttataCTCGTTTAATCCAGCTACTACTACTAagtattttctcctttttaaatattcGTGCCACTGTTCTTAGCTGTACATGCAGGAGATCGGACACACTGTGCAGGGTCCATCCATTTCAATGCATCTGGCAAATATTCTGAAGAGTAACTGGAGGTTGCCGGCTCCTCCGGACTGCCCACCCCAGGTATGTTAActctactgtgtgtgtggctcattGGGTGAAATGCAGTAGCCCTATTTTTTTGACAACCCTATTTGTTATGGCTGGTGAATGAAGCGAAGCTGCTTTAATAGAACACGTGATGAGGGACCAAGCTTACAGTCAAGCAGCCAGGCGACAGACGAGAGGTGGTCAAATACTGGTGTCACACACGGTGACAAGAACAAGCGAAGCCACACAGAGACTCGTGAAATGATCTGGCAACTAACAGGGAGAGAAGGGTTTGTATAAATCCAGGAGAGTGAATGATGGAAAGCAGACAGGTGACAGCGATAAGGATTTGGGAAACAGGTGGATCAGGTGGCATCAGGTAAAAGGATGAAGGTCCGAGGACCTCTGGTGGGTGAGTGGGATATGGCAGGAGGCAGAGTGgtgaataaaaacatataatcaAAAATATCTTATGGCTTCTCTACATTGACATATACATAACAACCATGCTGTGATGCTATGATGATTGtgctgtcagtcagtgagacCACTCAGGCAATGCACAGGGCCAACTTTCCACTATCTGCTGTTAGGTCTGGAAGAGACCGACAAACTTCTCAGCTAATGTCATgaaagaattgaaaaaaaagtaaatgtctgttgttgttgttgtaccaTCATTCACGTTTGTTTTGTATTCTTCTGACTGTAACACCAGGTGTACGGCTTGATGAAGCAGTGCTGGACATACAACTACAACGAGCGGCCGTGTTTCTACAGCCTGGGAAACCAAATTGAAACGATCCTGCAGGATGACAGAGAGAAGCCCAGAGGCCCGATAGAAATTCAGTTTTAATCTGGGTATTAGAAGAACGGTTAATATCTTATTGCTCATGTTGTTAAACACTGTTGTAAAATCATTGAAATGTATCAAAATTTATTATTGATAGAATGAAACTATGTTAAATTGtgtgaaggggaaaaataaaatgccgTTCACTGATTTTAATCAATTGTATTTCTGGAAGACATTGGATACACTAAGTAACAAGTGGTGTGAATCCACTGCTGAAAGCTGAACCAATGGCACAAATCAGTAACTTATCAGGAATCTGTGTACCAAGAACAGGTCTGGGTAATAACAAGGGTCATAAAGATCTACTTTCTTtgagtggtttaaaaaaaaaaaaaaaaagaaagaaaagaaaagagcccTGCAATACGCTGGCGACCTTTCCTGGGTGAATCCCGCCTCTCGCCTGGCgtcggctgggattggctccagcccctcgCGTCCCTTAATGTTGATAATGGACGGATGGACAACAGGAATAATGGTGAAGGACTAGAACTGGAATATTGTATGTGATCAAAGCTATACAAccagacaggaggagaagcaCCCACCAGTAGGAGGGGGTAGGAATCTTTCTCCTGCACCTGAACTGGGACGTCAAGTCGGGTCagatttattcatatagcacattAATTACAACAGAGGCCAAGTCAAAGTGCTTAACAAGCATTGAAATGACTTTTCAGGTAAGAATAAACATAGTAATTATTTTTGACTAATATCCCCTCCCATATTCATTTGTAAATAGTTGGTTGCATGGTGAGAAACAAAGTCTTTCCCTGagttctttttgtatttgtcgttctctttttttatgttgtttgctGCTACCTCACAGTATAGTATTTCATGTGGCTTCTATGATGAAactgggctgttttttttttaacagaatgGAAGCCTCCATCTTGGTGAACTTGCTTAGTTAACAAAAAGTTAAGTgcatatttttgtgatttgtttttttaaattgtcaaataaatcattaaatattGTGGTTTCATTGTAGGCCTAGAACTTGTAGAGTAATGAATTGATGGAAAGTGAGATTTTATGCATGACGTAGAGTAAAACCTGCTGTTAGTGTCACAACCTTGGACAGGGTTGGGCTTTACTGTTGGCCGATTGAGCCACTTCCCTCTGTTGAGCACCAAGAGGCTTGAACCAAATTTTGTGCGATGATGCCAGTA contains:
- the jak3 gene encoding tyrosine-protein kinase JAK2 — translated: MDVSEEDSAPLMIRDRGGSQGSSSSTGPSLQVHLYLFPTTKDRTTIHITCGQISAENVCIQAGKKCGILPVYLSLFGLASSDLSFWYPPSHVFNTDEKLQVHFRVRFLFRNWFGLGSRTSYRYSLTRDRLSPVLDCSVIDYLFAQLRSDFIASEAGVSPPLSTQEECLGLAVLDLWRMATERHQSVRELCKTVSYKSCLPKSHRHDIQKRNRLDRYRIRNTLKRFLKKLGNCSVDECSLKLKYLVELAGIEPSLGSETFKVDPSASHSIHSTFSLMRVTGESGIQTGRSCPDSSPEWQTFCDFQEIIDISIKRVCHEQIPHDSRMVTITRKDDKYLEAKFQGLKEALSFVSLVDGYFRLTTDSSHYFCQDIAPPSILEAIKNHCHGPITSEFAVNKLKKSGFKGGTFLVRQSPKNYASFFLTVCVQTPLGLDYKDCLIVKNEHYSLPGVQKSFSSLRELTNYYHHTKLLLAEVPVKLARCCPPRPKELTNLIIIRSSNSVETQGSPSPERSKFSHIQFHIIKYEDLKWEVSLGQGSFTRIFKGYKTDIHEGEKHVTEVLLKELDVAHKNCWESLFEAASLMSQISHKHLVLVYGISVHGVQNIMVQEFVKHGALDLYLKRGGSVSVSWKLDVAKQLASVLNFLEQKNIVHGNICAKNLLLAREGDPSQGTSPFIKLSDPGVGVAMLGEDVILDRIPWVAPEVLKAPDNLTLECDKWSFGATVWEIFNDGNAPLRGWDLELKRQFYEGFQQLPPSQWTELADLISQCMAYQAAFRPSCRSIIRQLNSLITSDYVILHATEPVTQGPVWKALSPQQDQTMFEERHLRYISPLGKGNFGSVELCRYDPLGDNTGELVAVKKLQPNNQSTQEDFQKEVNTLSALHCDYIVKFKGVCYSMGRLSMSLVMEYLPYGSLIGYLENNRHNVNTRRMLLFASQICKGMEYLQTLRYVHRDLAARNVLVASEVLVKIADFGLTKIIPFDKDYYWVTQPGESPIFWYAPECINESRFSSKSDVWSFGVVLHELFSYCNMKCNPKRLYMQEIGHTVQGPSISMHLANILKSNWRLPAPPDCPPQVYGLMKQCWTYNYNERPCFYSLGNQIETILQDDREKPRGPIEIQF